Proteins co-encoded in one Kribbella qitaiheensis genomic window:
- a CDS encoding WD40/YVTN/BNR-like repeat-containing protein: MNLPRRHFLALGSAAAVAVTASTQPAAATRYRQSEGYRWRNVEIVGGGFVTGIIHHPKQRGLVYARTDIGGAARLDPRTQRWVQLLAWVGLRDWSLTGVESLAIDPADPSRLFLAVGTYTNEWSPINGAILRSTDQGRTFRRTDLPFKLGGNEPGRSMGERLAVDPCDGRILYFGTRNQGLWRSTDRGETWARVESFPATGTAGIGLGFVFFDQCGDRRGRPTRTIYVGSTDPANPLWRSDDAGQTWSAVPGQPTGLMPHHGELASDGQLYLTYGDLPGPYEMYNGAVHKLDTATGVWTDITPLRPNTGGEAGFGYAGLAVDPRRPGTVMVSTMSRWGPVDDVFRSVDGGATWHSIGSKIVLDTSGAPYLDFHETPKLGWMIGDISIDPFDSDKVMYVTGATIFGTDDVTNAEQGRSTHWSVRAQGLEETAVLDLISPPWGPPLVSALGDIGVYRHDRLDVVPPDGQAANPVSGSSPSLDYAAKTEGFVVRVAYGGSLQRGAFSTDAGASWQPFAGEPAGSSQPGKIVVSTDARTIVWVPGDVLPHYSRDRGATWTSVAGLPQQVAMVADRVNPSLFYAFDPATGTAYRSLDGGVNFLPSATGLPTGSGKLETVLDRSGHCWLATGAGGLYRSVDQGLSYQRVTGIEEAQTVGFGKAARGRSGMAVYSSGRVGGVDGIFRSDDSGVSWTRINDDRHQYASTNEAITGDPRVYGRVYLSTNGLGIPYGEPI, from the coding sequence ATGAATCTTCCACGCAGACACTTCCTGGCCCTGGGCAGCGCGGCGGCCGTCGCCGTCACCGCCTCGACCCAGCCGGCGGCGGCGACGCGGTACCGGCAGTCGGAGGGGTATCGCTGGCGGAACGTGGAGATCGTCGGCGGCGGCTTCGTCACCGGCATCATCCATCACCCGAAGCAACGCGGGCTGGTCTATGCCCGGACAGACATCGGCGGGGCGGCCCGGCTGGATCCGCGGACTCAGCGCTGGGTGCAGTTGCTGGCCTGGGTCGGCCTCCGGGACTGGAGCCTGACCGGGGTCGAGAGCCTGGCGATCGATCCGGCCGATCCGTCCCGGCTCTTCCTTGCCGTCGGCACCTATACGAACGAGTGGTCGCCGATCAACGGGGCGATCCTGCGCTCGACCGACCAGGGCAGGACGTTCCGGCGGACGGACCTGCCGTTCAAGCTGGGCGGCAACGAGCCGGGTCGATCGATGGGCGAGCGGCTCGCGGTCGATCCCTGCGACGGCCGGATCCTGTACTTCGGCACCCGCAACCAGGGCCTGTGGCGAAGCACCGACCGCGGCGAGACGTGGGCACGGGTGGAGAGTTTCCCGGCCACCGGTACTGCGGGGATCGGGCTCGGCTTCGTCTTCTTCGATCAGTGCGGCGACCGGCGTGGCAGGCCGACGCGGACGATCTACGTCGGGTCGACCGACCCCGCCAATCCCTTGTGGCGCAGCGATGACGCGGGGCAGACCTGGTCGGCCGTGCCGGGGCAACCGACGGGACTCATGCCGCATCACGGCGAGCTCGCCTCCGACGGGCAGCTCTACCTGACCTACGGCGATCTGCCCGGACCGTACGAGATGTACAACGGCGCCGTGCACAAGCTCGATACTGCGACCGGCGTCTGGACCGACATCACCCCGTTGCGCCCGAACACCGGCGGCGAGGCAGGGTTCGGGTACGCGGGGCTCGCGGTCGATCCGCGCCGGCCCGGCACGGTGATGGTCTCCACGATGAGCAGATGGGGTCCGGTGGACGACGTGTTCCGGTCGGTCGACGGGGGAGCGACGTGGCACTCCATCGGGTCGAAGATCGTGCTGGACACCTCGGGCGCGCCGTATCTGGATTTCCACGAGACGCCCAAGCTGGGCTGGATGATCGGGGACATCTCGATCGACCCGTTCGACTCGGACAAGGTCATGTACGTCACCGGGGCCACCATCTTCGGAACCGACGACGTGACGAACGCGGAGCAGGGCCGTAGTACGCACTGGTCGGTGCGGGCCCAAGGGCTCGAGGAGACGGCAGTCCTCGACCTGATCAGCCCGCCGTGGGGACCGCCGCTGGTCAGCGCGCTCGGTGACATCGGCGTTTACCGCCACGACCGGCTGGACGTCGTACCGCCGGACGGGCAGGCCGCGAACCCGGTCAGCGGGAGCTCGCCGAGCCTCGACTACGCGGCGAAGACCGAGGGATTCGTGGTTCGGGTCGCGTACGGCGGCAGTCTTCAACGCGGTGCTTTCTCGACCGATGCGGGGGCGAGCTGGCAGCCGTTCGCGGGCGAGCCGGCCGGTTCCAGTCAGCCTGGGAAGATCGTGGTGAGCACGGACGCGCGGACGATCGTCTGGGTGCCGGGTGACGTGCTACCGCACTACTCGCGCGATCGGGGGGCGACCTGGACATCAGTGGCCGGCCTTCCGCAGCAGGTCGCGATGGTCGCCGACCGGGTGAACCCGAGCCTGTTCTACGCCTTCGATCCGGCCACCGGTACGGCGTACCGGAGTCTCGACGGCGGCGTGAACTTCTTGCCTTCGGCAACTGGACTGCCGACCGGTAGCGGCAAGCTCGAAACGGTGCTGGACCGGTCCGGGCACTGCTGGCTGGCGACCGGTGCCGGTGGTCTGTATCGCTCGGTGGACCAGGGCCTCAGCTATCAGCGGGTGACAGGAATCGAGGAGGCGCAGACCGTCGGGTTCGGCAAGGCTGCGCGCGGACGATCCGGCATGGCGGTCTACAGCTCAGGCAGAGTAGGTGGAGTGGACGGCATCTTTCGATCGGACGACAGCGGCGTGAGCTGGACCCGCATCAACGACGACCGGCATCAGTACGCCTCCACCAACGAGGCGATCACTGGCGACCCACGGGTCTACGGGCGGGTCTACCTGTCCACCAACGGTCTCGGGATCCCTTACGGGGAGCCGATATGA
- a CDS encoding beta-galactosidase: MTGLYFGGDYNPEQWSPEVWKEDIALMQRAGVNLVTVGVFAWSSLEPEPGRYEFGWLDQVMDLLHDGGVQVDLATPTASPPPWFSRLHPDALPVKPDGSRLMHGSRDTYCACAPAYREAAAGIARALAGRYAGHPALAMWHVHNEYGTVCYCDHAAAAFRRWLQHRYGELDRLNAAWTTAFWSQGYANWEDIQPPRATQYLVNPTQALDFRRFWSDELLSAFSEQKAILRGFSPDLPVTTNFVFGGWVPVDHARWAAEVDLVAIDHYPGSAGIGAEEQTAFGADLARGWAGGRSWLLMEQAAGTVHDGGRLHTKEPGRMARHSLAHIARGSRSAMFFQWRASRGGAEMFHSAMVPHAGAQSRRFAEIAEFGSRLPRLAEIEGGSVLAEVAILWDAEAWWAMQSTQLPSSDLDYLTAVEAAHRQFWAAGIGVDFAAPAADLSAYRLVVVPSLYLVSEETAASIARYVEGGGHVLVTYFSGIVNADAQVWLGGYPGAFTEVLGLRVEEFHPISEVSLASGAWGSLWSEDVQLAGAEAVDRYRGGVLDGSPAVTRHQYGDGVAWYVSTQLDDDAYRSLVTKVTREAGVDDPELAAGVEMVRRRSGATTWTFLINHGDAEAVVPIAGYELLSSAEITGQLVLAAGAQAVVRN; encoded by the coding sequence ATGACGGGCCTGTACTTCGGGGGCGACTACAACCCGGAGCAGTGGTCGCCGGAGGTGTGGAAGGAAGACATCGCGCTGATGCAGCGCGCCGGCGTGAACCTGGTGACGGTCGGAGTCTTCGCCTGGTCCAGCCTGGAGCCAGAGCCAGGGCGGTACGAGTTCGGCTGGCTCGACCAGGTGATGGACCTGCTCCACGACGGTGGGGTGCAGGTCGACCTCGCCACGCCGACGGCATCACCGCCACCCTGGTTCAGCCGGCTGCATCCGGATGCCCTGCCGGTGAAGCCCGACGGCTCCCGGCTGATGCACGGGAGCAGGGATACGTACTGCGCTTGCGCGCCGGCCTATCGGGAGGCCGCGGCAGGGATCGCGCGGGCGCTGGCCGGACGCTACGCAGGGCATCCTGCGCTGGCGATGTGGCACGTCCACAACGAGTACGGCACCGTTTGCTACTGCGACCATGCCGCTGCGGCGTTCCGACGTTGGCTGCAGCACCGGTACGGCGAACTGGATCGGCTCAACGCCGCTTGGACCACCGCGTTCTGGAGTCAGGGTTACGCGAACTGGGAGGACATCCAGCCGCCGCGGGCCACGCAGTACTTGGTGAATCCGACGCAGGCGTTGGACTTCCGGCGATTCTGGTCGGACGAACTGCTCAGCGCGTTCTCCGAACAGAAGGCGATCCTGCGCGGCTTCTCCCCGGACCTCCCGGTCACCACGAACTTCGTGTTCGGGGGATGGGTGCCGGTCGACCATGCCCGCTGGGCAGCCGAGGTGGACCTGGTGGCGATCGACCACTATCCCGGCAGCGCGGGCATCGGCGCGGAGGAGCAGACCGCGTTCGGCGCGGACCTGGCTCGCGGCTGGGCCGGTGGACGGTCGTGGCTGTTGATGGAGCAGGCCGCCGGCACTGTGCATGACGGCGGCCGGCTGCACACCAAGGAGCCCGGCCGGATGGCCCGGCACAGCCTGGCCCACATCGCCCGCGGATCGCGTAGCGCGATGTTCTTCCAGTGGCGAGCCTCCAGGGGCGGCGCCGAGATGTTCCACTCCGCGATGGTGCCGCACGCCGGTGCGCAGAGCAGGCGGTTCGCCGAGATTGCCGAGTTCGGCTCCCGGCTGCCGCGGCTGGCGGAGATCGAGGGAGGCTCGGTCCTGGCCGAGGTGGCGATTCTCTGGGACGCCGAAGCCTGGTGGGCGATGCAGTCGACCCAGCTGCCGTCCTCCGACCTCGACTACCTCACCGCGGTCGAGGCAGCGCACAGGCAGTTCTGGGCGGCCGGCATCGGTGTCGACTTCGCCGCTCCGGCGGCGGACCTGTCGGCGTACCGGCTGGTCGTCGTGCCCAGCCTCTACCTGGTCTCGGAGGAGACCGCCGCCTCGATCGCCCGGTACGTCGAAGGCGGTGGGCACGTGCTGGTGACCTACTTCAGCGGGATCGTGAACGCCGACGCGCAGGTGTGGCTCGGCGGCTATCCGGGTGCCTTCACAGAGGTCCTCGGGTTGCGGGTCGAGGAGTTTCACCCGATCAGCGAGGTGAGCCTGGCTTCCGGTGCCTGGGGGAGTCTGTGGAGCGAGGACGTGCAGCTGGCCGGTGCCGAGGCCGTCGACCGGTACCGCGGGGGCGTACTCGACGGATCGCCTGCCGTCACCAGACATCAGTACGGCGATGGCGTGGCCTGGTACGTGTCGACCCAGCTCGACGATGACGCGTACCGGTCCCTGGTGACGAAGGTGACTCGCGAGGCAGGGGTCGACGATCCCGAGTTGGCTGCCGGGGTCGAAATGGTCCGAAGACGATCCGGCGCAACCACTTGGACCTTTTTGATCAACCACGGCGACGCGGAAGCCGTCGTACCGATCGCCGGGTATGAACTGCTGTCGTCCGCCGAGATCACCGGACAACTGGTCTTGGCCGCAGGTGCTCAGGCGGTGGTGAGGAACTGA
- a CDS encoding LacI family DNA-binding transcriptional regulator, which translates to MLKSKRFNFLRPESRRKAIVTIADVARQAGVATSTVSYVLSGKRSISGATRDRVQEAVRVLGYRPNASARALASSRSNVLALVIPLRAGMHVPVLMQFATAVVTTARRFDHDVLLLTADEGRSGLERVSQSALVDALVVMDVELHDERVPLLRELPMPSVLIGIPADTEGLTCIDLDFFAAAEQCVDHLTDLGHREIALLGTPSAVYERQTGFAARTMAGFQAAAERRGIQGIETPCESTFDAVLGTVGELLREHPGITGLVVQNEPIIGPLLDVLRSLGRRVPEDMSLLAICADDVAERQVPKLSSVTLPADEIGQQAVEALIAKLDGNQAPAVTLVPAQLTARASTSTAP; encoded by the coding sequence ATCCTGAAATCGAAGCGCTTCAATTTTCTGAGGCCCGAATCGCGGAGGAAAGCCATCGTCACGATCGCGGACGTCGCCCGCCAGGCCGGGGTGGCCACCAGCACGGTCTCCTATGTTCTCAGCGGCAAGCGATCGATCTCCGGTGCGACGCGCGACCGCGTCCAGGAAGCCGTCCGAGTGCTCGGTTACCGGCCGAACGCCAGCGCCCGCGCGCTCGCCTCGAGCCGGTCGAACGTGCTCGCCCTGGTGATCCCACTGCGCGCCGGCATGCATGTGCCGGTGCTGATGCAGTTCGCCACCGCGGTGGTCACCACCGCCCGCCGGTTCGACCACGACGTCCTGCTGCTGACCGCGGACGAAGGCCGCTCTGGCCTCGAGCGCGTCTCGCAGAGCGCACTCGTCGACGCGCTGGTGGTGATGGACGTGGAGCTCCACGACGAGCGGGTGCCGCTGCTGCGGGAGCTGCCGATGCCGTCGGTGCTGATCGGGATCCCGGCCGACACCGAGGGTCTGACCTGTATCGACCTGGACTTCTTCGCTGCCGCGGAACAGTGCGTCGACCACCTGACCGATCTCGGGCATCGCGAGATCGCCTTGCTCGGAACGCCTTCGGCGGTCTACGAACGCCAGACCGGCTTCGCCGCCCGGACGATGGCGGGTTTCCAGGCCGCGGCCGAGCGGCGAGGAATCCAGGGCATCGAGACTCCCTGCGAGTCCACCTTCGACGCGGTCCTCGGCACCGTCGGCGAACTGCTGCGCGAGCATCCCGGCATCACCGGCCTGGTGGTGCAGAACGAGCCGATCATCGGCCCGCTGCTCGATGTGCTGCGCAGCCTCGGCCGGCGGGTCCCCGAGGACATGTCGCTGCTGGCGATCTGCGCCGACGACGTCGCGGAACGGCAGGTGCCCAAGTTGTCGTCGGTCACCCTTCCGGCCGACGAGATCGGCCAGCAGGCAGTGGAGGCCCTGATCGCCAAGCTCGACGGCAACCAGGCGCCGGCAGTGACGCTGGTGCCCGCGCAGTTGACCGCCCGCGCGAGCACCAGCACCGCACCCTGA
- a CDS encoding glycoside hydrolase family 12 protein: MARWCKAAIAVLVVLTAGLVTAAPANAATWSSSDKWGSWSNGGYTVRNDVWGGGAGAQTIWANSYSNFGVWADHPNTGGVKAYPHSARNIGRQVSALGSLTSNFNVSRPGGGAYTSTYDIWAGNNAYEIMLWMNKQGAVGPIGSKQATASVGGHSWDIYRGSNGGNEVFSFIRTSNTNAGSVDIKAVLNWIRGRGWMGDTTVGEVQFGFEITSSSGGMNFTTNSYSVSSS, from the coding sequence ATGGCGAGATGGTGCAAGGCAGCAATCGCAGTGCTGGTAGTGCTTACCGCGGGCCTGGTGACGGCGGCTCCTGCCAATGCGGCGACCTGGTCGTCGTCGGACAAGTGGGGCTCCTGGTCGAACGGTGGCTACACCGTGCGCAATGACGTCTGGGGCGGTGGAGCCGGCGCCCAGACCATCTGGGCCAACTCCTACAGCAACTTCGGAGTCTGGGCGGATCACCCCAACACGGGTGGGGTGAAGGCCTATCCGCATTCGGCCCGTAACATCGGCCGGCAGGTGAGTGCGCTCGGTTCGTTGACCAGCAACTTCAACGTCTCGAGGCCGGGCGGTGGCGCGTACACGTCGACGTACGACATCTGGGCCGGCAACAACGCGTACGAGATCATGTTGTGGATGAACAAGCAGGGCGCGGTCGGCCCGATCGGCAGCAAGCAGGCGACGGCCTCGGTGGGTGGTCACAGCTGGGACATCTATCGCGGCAGCAACGGCGGCAACGAGGTCTTCTCGTTCATCCGTACCTCGAACACCAATGCCGGGTCGGTCGACATCAAGGCCGTCCTGAACTGGATTCGCGGCAGGGGCTGGATGGGTGACACGACTGTCGGCGAGGTGCAGTTCGGCTTCGAGATCACTTCGTCGTCCGGCGGGATGAACTTCACCACCAACTCGTACTCCGTTTCGTCCAGCTGA
- a CDS encoding GAF and ANTAR domain-containing protein, with amino-acid sequence MGDERLIETARRLSLALSAGDLDQTLNKITAAAVEVLPGVEYASITVLHADGSLETAAPTDDLIVDLDATQYRLKEGPCYDAATDTVHVTAPNLAADERFPAYAAAAVAAGIRAQAGIRLFDAPKSQGALNLYSRNVGAFADFEVLSRLFAHQAATVIEYAKEIQSLQEAMHTRTTIGQAVGILMERYKLNDQRAFAFLARLSQHRNVKLRRIAEEINETVDPQGGP; translated from the coding sequence ATGGGTGACGAACGATTGATCGAGACCGCACGACGTTTGTCGCTGGCGCTCTCAGCCGGCGATCTGGACCAGACGCTGAACAAGATCACCGCGGCCGCGGTCGAAGTGCTCCCTGGTGTCGAGTACGCCAGCATCACCGTTCTGCACGCCGACGGCAGCCTCGAGACGGCGGCGCCGACCGATGACCTGATCGTTGACCTGGACGCGACGCAGTACCGGCTCAAGGAAGGCCCCTGCTACGACGCGGCGACCGACACGGTCCACGTCACCGCGCCCAACCTTGCCGCTGACGAGCGCTTCCCGGCGTACGCCGCCGCCGCGGTGGCGGCCGGCATCCGGGCCCAGGCCGGCATCCGCCTGTTCGACGCTCCCAAGTCCCAAGGCGCGCTCAATCTGTACTCCCGCAACGTCGGAGCCTTCGCGGATTTCGAGGTACTGAGCCGGCTCTTCGCCCATCAGGCCGCGACCGTGATCGAGTACGCCAAAGAGATCCAGAGCCTGCAGGAAGCGATGCACACCCGCACCACCATCGGCCAGGCGGTCGGCATCCTGATGGAGCGGTACAAACTCAACGACCAGCGCGCCTTCGCCTTCCTCGCCCGCCTCTCGCAGCACCGCAACGTCAAACTCCGCCGCATCGCCGAAGAGATCAACGAGACCGTCGACCCCCAGGGTGGCCCCTGA
- a CDS encoding phosphocholine-specific phospholipase C — protein sequence MTNVNRRRFLQLAGAAAAATALPGVIERAAAIAAATRTGTIADVEHVVVLMQENRSFDHYFGSLRGVRGFGDPHPVSLPSGKSVWHQAAANGTETLPFRPAKSNLGLTFIEDLNHDWNGTHKAWNGGRWDQWIPAKTTTTMAYLTRNDIPFHYALADAFTICDAYHCSMMSATDPNRYYMYTGWVGNDGSGGGPVIGNEEAGYGWKTFPEVLEQGGVSWKVYQDIGSGLNAAGGWGWDSDPFIGNYGDNSLLYFTKYRNAQPGNPLYDKARTGTNAKAGDGYFDKLKADVLGGNLPQVSWIAAPEAFTEHPNWPANYGAWYLSGVLDALTADPEVWSKTVLLLTYDENDGFYDHVVPPFPPASAAQGLSTASVAGEIYTGGAGSSYNTNLPYGLGPRVPMLAISPWSTGGWICSQTFDHTSIIQFIEKRFGVTNPNVSDWRRTVCGDLTSAFDFTGANSAKPTLPSTTAYKPPLPHSTSPSYHPVPPATGALPQQESGTRSARALPYDLAVDTKVVSGRMQFTFANRGTAGAGFHVTSATRSDGPWPYTVGGGKSLVDTWALPSGSTSRYQFSVHGPNGWVQERAGVIGRLGPEVTARHNPSTGYVDLTFINGGTTAVTFKGVDAYEPASAYTYTVQPGATRAVPNWGVAAGNRWYDITVTSNNDTAFVRRFAGHIETGAASTSDPAIGS from the coding sequence ATGACCAACGTCAACCGCCGGAGGTTCCTCCAGTTGGCCGGTGCCGCCGCCGCGGCCACGGCGTTGCCGGGAGTGATCGAGAGGGCCGCCGCCATCGCGGCGGCCACTCGTACCGGCACGATCGCGGATGTCGAGCACGTCGTCGTACTGATGCAGGAGAACCGCTCCTTCGATCACTACTTCGGCTCGCTGCGCGGCGTCCGCGGTTTCGGGGATCCACACCCTGTCTCGTTGCCCAGCGGCAAGAGCGTCTGGCATCAGGCGGCTGCCAACGGCACCGAGACGCTTCCCTTCCGGCCGGCCAAGAGCAATCTCGGCCTGACCTTCATCGAGGATCTGAACCATGACTGGAACGGCACCCACAAGGCCTGGAACGGCGGCAGGTGGGACCAGTGGATCCCGGCCAAGACCACGACCACGATGGCTTATCTGACCCGCAACGACATTCCGTTCCACTACGCACTGGCCGACGCGTTCACCATCTGCGACGCCTACCACTGCTCGATGATGTCGGCCACTGACCCCAACCGTTACTACATGTACACGGGCTGGGTCGGCAACGACGGCTCCGGCGGCGGCCCGGTGATCGGGAACGAGGAGGCCGGCTACGGCTGGAAGACCTTCCCCGAGGTCCTGGAGCAAGGCGGCGTGTCCTGGAAGGTCTACCAGGACATCGGTTCCGGCCTGAACGCCGCCGGCGGCTGGGGCTGGGACTCGGATCCGTTCATCGGCAACTACGGTGACAACTCGCTTTTGTACTTCACCAAGTACCGCAACGCCCAACCCGGCAACCCCTTGTACGACAAGGCCCGGACAGGAACGAACGCGAAGGCCGGCGACGGGTACTTCGACAAGCTCAAGGCCGACGTACTCGGCGGCAATCTGCCGCAGGTCTCCTGGATCGCCGCCCCCGAAGCCTTCACCGAACACCCGAACTGGCCGGCCAATTACGGCGCTTGGTACCTGTCGGGTGTCCTCGACGCACTCACCGCCGACCCGGAGGTGTGGAGCAAGACCGTGCTGCTGCTCACGTACGACGAGAACGACGGTTTCTACGACCACGTGGTACCGCCGTTTCCGCCGGCGTCTGCCGCCCAAGGTCTGTCCACTGCGAGCGTCGCCGGTGAGATCTACACCGGGGGAGCGGGCTCGAGCTACAACACCAACCTGCCGTACGGGCTAGGCCCGCGGGTGCCGATGCTGGCGATCTCGCCCTGGAGCACCGGTGGCTGGATCTGCTCGCAGACCTTCGACCACACCTCGATCATCCAGTTCATCGAGAAGCGCTTCGGCGTGACCAACCCGAACGTCTCCGACTGGCGGCGGACGGTCTGCGGCGACCTCACCTCGGCCTTCGACTTCACCGGTGCCAACAGCGCGAAACCGACGTTGCCCAGCACAACGGCGTACAAGCCGCCGTTGCCCCACAGCACGTCGCCCTCCTACCATCCCGTGCCGCCGGCGACAGGCGCGCTTCCGCAGCAGGAATCCGGCACCCGCTCTGCGAGGGCTCTGCCTTACGACCTCGCCGTGGATACCAAGGTCGTGAGCGGCCGGATGCAGTTCACCTTCGCCAATCGCGGCACGGCCGGGGCCGGCTTCCATGTCACCTCCGCTACGCGGAGCGATGGTCCGTGGCCGTACACGGTCGGCGGCGGTAAGTCCCTCGTCGATACCTGGGCGCTGCCCTCGGGAAGTACCTCCCGCTACCAGTTCTCCGTGCACGGTCCGAACGGGTGGGTCCAGGAGCGGGCCGGCGTCATCGGCAGGCTCGGCCCCGAGGTCACGGCCCGGCACAACCCGAGCACCGGCTACGTCGACCTGACCTTCATCAACGGCGGCACGACCGCCGTGACCTTCAAGGGTGTGGACGCCTACGAGCCGGCCTCGGCGTACACCTACACCGTCCAGCCCGGCGCTACCCGGGCGGTGCCCAACTGGGGTGTTGCCGCAGGCAACCGTTGGTACGACATCACCGTCACCAGCAACAACGACACCGCGTTCGTACGCCGGTTCGCCGGCCACATCGAGACCGGCGCTGCGTCCACGAGCGACCCGGCCATCGGCTCATGA
- a CDS encoding ricin-type beta-trefoil lectin domain protein: MHRRLAGLALTVVLASTGLAVTTHHAAGADTVAANTSTAIGAKPMMGFNNWARFTCAAQARLDGTRTGYSFQQFMQDQAKAMKDTGLVAAGYKNLTVDDCWMQRTSAGYLHGAATWGGSSQPGFDFELTDYSNYVHSQGMETGLYSTSGVNTCQGVPGGVLGHEQVDANSLAYWGVDSLKLDNCGTTSSNRQQIFTTMANALKTATANTSRKILFNESAPAGYGPTTAEKYNSMDWVRTLGQMWRVSPDIAVWHGDSASAWNWPHGGDYYEGGVFQNLNDTVALARYNGPGNHNDADMLLIGDNKQLTVAEQRSQFALWSAMGSPLMISSDIRKMAADPTTYAPQLNILKNSDIIAVDQDALGAGGYLASRDNASATAGIDVVVKPLAGGRRAVAVLNKSAASTSYTLDLARVGFGNTSCTRTARDLWNHTNLSVQSSITTTIASHDTAMYTVDPGSCGTPIPVGQIQAPQSAFQASALCLDAYSGAVAGNKVALYSCTGNSNQQWQRQASGVISSLQNTALCISGDSTGLRLATCNTNDTRQKWTYNRSGQLRQASGVCVDIAGSDFSNASSVVATYSCGTHQPNQTWTAPFDTPPAA; encoded by the coding sequence ATGCATCGACGACTGGCCGGTCTCGCCCTAACGGTTGTTCTGGCCAGCACCGGTCTCGCAGTGACAACTCACCACGCGGCGGGTGCCGACACCGTGGCCGCGAACACCAGCACCGCGATCGGCGCGAAGCCGATGATGGGCTTCAACAACTGGGCGCGCTTCACCTGCGCCGCGCAGGCCCGCCTCGACGGCACCCGGACCGGGTATTCGTTCCAGCAGTTCATGCAGGACCAGGCGAAGGCGATGAAGGACACCGGCCTCGTTGCCGCCGGCTACAAGAACCTCACCGTCGACGACTGCTGGATGCAGCGCACCAGCGCGGGCTATCTGCACGGAGCGGCAACCTGGGGCGGTAGCAGCCAGCCCGGCTTCGACTTCGAGCTGACCGACTATTCCAACTACGTCCACAGCCAGGGGATGGAGACCGGTCTCTACAGCACCTCGGGCGTCAACACCTGTCAGGGCGTGCCCGGCGGAGTGCTGGGACACGAGCAAGTGGACGCGAATTCCCTTGCCTACTGGGGAGTCGACTCACTGAAGCTGGACAACTGTGGGACGACCAGCAGCAACCGTCAGCAGATCTTCACCACGATGGCGAATGCCCTGAAGACGGCAACGGCCAACACCAGCAGGAAGATCCTCTTCAACGAGTCCGCGCCGGCCGGCTACGGCCCGACCACAGCTGAGAAGTACAACTCGATGGACTGGGTCCGGACGCTCGGCCAGATGTGGCGCGTCAGCCCCGACATCGCCGTCTGGCATGGCGACAGCGCCTCGGCCTGGAACTGGCCGCACGGCGGCGACTACTACGAGGGTGGGGTTTTCCAGAACCTGAACGACACCGTGGCGCTCGCCCGCTACAACGGCCCGGGCAACCACAACGACGCGGACATGCTGCTGATCGGTGACAACAAGCAGCTCACCGTTGCCGAGCAGCGCAGTCAGTTCGCGCTCTGGTCGGCGATGGGGTCCCCGCTGATGATCAGCTCCGACATCCGCAAGATGGCTGCCGATCCCACGACGTACGCGCCTCAACTGAACATCCTGAAGAACAGCGACATCATCGCCGTCGATCAGGACGCATTGGGCGCCGGCGGTTACCTCGCATCCCGCGACAACGCCTCGGCCACTGCTGGGATCGATGTCGTCGTCAAGCCGCTCGCCGGCGGCCGCCGCGCGGTCGCAGTACTGAACAAGAGCGCCGCCTCGACGAGTTACACCCTGGACCTCGCGCGGGTCGGCTTCGGCAACACCAGTTGCACCCGCACCGCCCGGGATCTTTGGAACCACACCAACCTGTCGGTCCAGTCGTCGATCACTACGACCATCGCGAGCCACGACACCGCGATGTACACCGTCGACCCCGGAAGCTGCGGGACCCCCATCCCCGTCGGTCAGATCCAGGCGCCGCAGAGCGCCTTCCAGGCATCCGCCCTTTGCCTGGACGCCTACTCCGGCGCGGTGGCCGGTAACAAGGTCGCCTTGTACTCCTGCACCGGCAACAGCAACCAGCAATGGCAGCGCCAGGCGAGCGGCGTTATCTCGTCGCTGCAGAACACTGCCCTCTGCATTTCCGGCGACTCCACCGGCCTACGCCTGGCCACCTGCAACACCAACGACACCAGGCAGAAGTGGACCTACAACCGCTCCGGCCAACTACGCCAGGCCAGCGGAGTCTGCGTCGACATCGCAGGCAGCGACTTCTCCAACGCCAGCTCCGTAGTAGCCACCTATTCCTGCGGCACCCACCAACCCAACCAAACCTGGACCGCCCCCTTCGACACCCCGCCCGCTGCCTGA
- a CDS encoding PPOX class F420-dependent oxidoreductase has product MEIPIAFHQLLRSTAVAFVSTVGKRGEPQVTPLWFLWDGESVRISLVEGRQKLRNLRRDRRIAVVVVDPAHPTHYIELRGTVSDLTPDPDLALERSIAEKYAGEWTDSEPPGTPRYATSIVVEKTTMQQGAPPANQI; this is encoded by the coding sequence ATGGAAATCCCGATCGCCTTTCATCAACTGCTCAGGTCGACGGCGGTTGCCTTCGTCTCCACCGTGGGGAAGCGCGGCGAACCGCAGGTCACTCCGCTGTGGTTCCTCTGGGACGGCGAATCCGTCCGCATCAGCCTGGTCGAGGGACGCCAGAAGCTCCGCAATCTGCGCCGTGATCGCCGGATCGCGGTGGTGGTGGTCGACCCCGCGCACCCGACCCACTACATCGAACTCCGCGGTACGGTCAGCGACCTCACCCCCGATCCGGACCTGGCGCTGGAGCGTTCGATCGCGGAGAAGTACGCCGGGGAGTGGACGGACAGCGAGCCGCCGGGCACCCCGCGGTACGCGACCAGCATCGTGGTCGAGAAGACCACGATGCAGCAGGGCGCTCCCCCCGCCAACCAGATCTGA